gagggccaaccaactttctggtagagaatgcagtgatgagtactaaAATTGTCGCCCGTAATAAAGCGCCGTGtgctatgataaactgcatcGAACAGCTTTAATGAAGTAACATGTTTAAACTATCTGAACTATTGTTGTGGATCAAACGTACTCTATTGTTGCACAATAAACAAGCAAACGAATGACGAGTATTTGTGTGCTCTGATTCAGGATAACATGCGTAAGGTTGAGGACCATCTGTAAAGTGTTGGACCTGGAGAAGGGTGGAAACCAGTCGGTCCTCATCGACAGGATCATGACTTTCCTCATGAGTCCCAGAATATCAGGAAAGGTGAGTTAAAGGTCTTTATTTTTCAAAAAAACTGTCCTTAACAGTTTTCATGTAGTGACTGCTCTTTAGCTAGATACACATTTCTTGAGTTTGTTGTCTTGTCAAACAGAATACAAAATCCTTCCCATCTGCAGCCTGTGATCTCCAAGAGGAAGAAGAAGTCTAAGAAGAATATCTCAACCAAAGACTCTAAGAGTAAGACCAAGGCTAAGGCCAAGAGTACATCCAGCAGCCCCCGGAAGGTCAAAGCAGAGAGCAAGTCCAAAGCCATCGTCACTGATTCTAgcagtgatgaggatgatgatgacgacgacgacgacgagcAAGGAGTCACAGTAGAACAAGACGAGTCAGACGCTGAAAAGAAGAGCGAGAAATCGGGAAAGCGGGAAAAGGTGACGACCGATGAAGATACCGATGATTCTGAAGACTACGGCGATGAGGTGAGGAGAACTGAAATGTAATGTAAACTGATAGGTATTGTCCACTGGAAATTTGTATTTTCCCCTATTTGGTCTTGGACGATACTAGTGCCACTATATAAATATTCTAAAACTGTAAAAGGGAACGGTCAGCCTGTTCTGTCACTCAACGATTAACCACAAAGTCCCTTCTCTCCTACCAATCAGGATCCCAAGTCAAATCCAGCAGCCAAGGGCAAGAGAACACCTGCCAAGAAGCGCGCGCAACCAGCAAAGAAGGCAGCTCCTGCCAAAAAGAAAACGAAAGACTCCGACCAGTCTGAGTCTGATTCAGACAAGGATGATGAAGATGAGGATGAGAAAGACAGCGAGAGTGAAGTTGAGAAGGTGAGATTCTTCTGTCAATCTGTCTCTGATTCTGGATTTGCTAAACTCACAGCAAGTCTTGTGAATACAAAAGTCAACAGTTtgggtttgtgttcatatttgtatgtaattattattataattattataattattataatatCTGGATAGGGTTTTTACCCATTTGTCTTTTTATCTTGAACTAATGGAATGAACTCATGGATTGACTTGTCCTCAGCCAAAAAAGAAACCGTCAGTTAAGAGGGCAGCACCGGCTAAGACCAAGAAAGcagacagcagcagtaacaaACAGAAAAAGACTGCCAACAAGGGCAATGGTAAGAATCTCTAGATTTACTTTCATAGCACGTTTCATACATCATTGGCAACCTGTAGCTTATTGTTATATTTTTCCCTGCTTGTTTTCCTAAATAGCAGCACTCGACAGTTCGGACGACGATGAGCCGTTGATCAAGATGATCAAGAAGCCTCCTACAGATGAGCAGCTAAAGGAGACGGTGAAGAGGCTGCTGAAAGACGCCAACCTGGAGGAGATGACCATGAAGAAGATCTGCCAGAAAGTATGTTTGCTTCTCAAATATCTGATTTGATATCACAATGTTGGTTGGTTTACCTGTAAAAGTGTCTAACGCAACAACTTCTTTGTCCCAGGTGTACGACACATACCCAGAGTATGACCTGACCAGCAGAAAGGACTATGTCAAGCAGACAGTAAAAACGGTGAGTTACCTGTCCTCCCTTGGTGTTCTGGAATAGCAGCACTGTGACAGACATGAGTAGTCTATAAGGCAAGCAATGTcattaccccccaaaaatgtgtgTGAATGCTTTTCAATTATGTTTTATCTGTTGGCAGACTGATTTCTTTGTATAACCATCTGTTTTATTGTTCTTTGCAGCTGATTTCCTAAAGAACATGGAAAAGGACATAAACGGTCCTTGTGGCAAATAACTGTGAATGTTCCAATGCTGGAAAAGGATAATCAAAAGAATGTGCCTACCTTCTTAGAACTGCTCAAACCCTCAATTTTACTTTGTtgtgtttgtttttatttaaatcCTAATGTTTTTAtgtttctgtattatgtcatttccAACTTGACTTTACACTTCTCTTAGGTCATATGTAACATGCTACTTAAGGCTTATGCATTTGAGTCATTGCTTGTTAATAATCTGTGCTTTGTTAATACACTTTAACTTTACAGTTTTTCTACTGATCCCAAGCAAAGGGTGTTAGGCTAAACGAACAGTGTTTTAGAGATTCAAGGTTGGTCACTATAAATGGAAACATGTCCTTTGGCAATGCATTAATTCACACTGttgatttttaaatgtatttcctgAATTGACCAGTCAATGCAATAAGGGTCCTCACTATAGCTATCCACTGCCTTCAAATCTTTCCCTCTGTGGTTTTGATGCACATAAAACAGCCTTATAGCAACAAggctggggtgtattcactaggaaccaaaagGGGAGGGCCCTACTGGAATTTGACCAATAGAAACTCTGTTTTTAGTAAGCATGtggtttctgttgcaaaacattttggactAATACATCCACCCCTTTTCCATTCTCCCTAGGcattttgtgtgaaattgttttgcaTGGCAAGCTGTTCAATTGAGTTTTGAAAAGTATTTATTGTCATGGTCAAGTCTTCAAACATATATTCCTTGATTGCATTTATAAGACTTCATGTTTTTATATGTAAATGTGTACATTTTGTTAATCATTCCCTTTTGATGAGATCCTGTTTTAGTCCTTATTTTGTCTCTATGCGGTACAGGATTCTGATTTATGTAGTTGTTACCTTGCTCAATGAAGAGTTGGATCTTTTAGTCAATGTACCTTTGACAAAGTAACAGTCATTGAATGAAAATGTCTTCCAATGTTCTGCATATAAATTTACATCAGATTTTTGAACGAACCGTTGTCTATCTAGTGTTTTTCTAAAGCAAAGACACTCATTACTAAGGTGGTAAACAGTTAAGATATTGGCCCTGTTACTGCGCATCAAAACCATAATGTCATGTAAACTGTGACTGCCTGACTGAGCTACAAACAATATTGGTCAGTACTATCTGGAATCCTTGGGATGTTCCTAGGTAACCATTTTACATTTAAACTTCAATGGGAcgagggatgtcccaaggatccagGATAGCAGGGACTAAATAATATTGGCTGTGTTCAAGAGGATGAAAacagtattataaactgggtggttcgatccctgaatgctgattggctgacagctgtggtatatcagaccgtatatgaCAAAATATTTGTTTTCACTGCTCTAATTGTGttggtaatcagtttataatagcaataaggcacctcggtggtttgtggtatattgccaatataccacggctaaggactgtgtccaggcactccttgTTGCGCCTAAGAACAGCTGTTAGCtgcggtatattggccatatagcacACCCCCTCTGGCCGTATTGCTTAAATGTATCAttggtaaattgtgactgacttaATAATGAGTcattatttatgatgcaaggtgatttgtagatcattAGTCGTCAGTCTGCTGAAATGTCGAACAAGCCCATTGAGTAGTTAATACAATGCATTTATAGATTAGTCAGCTTCGCCTTTAAAGTCGGCTTGTGACTGAACGTTGATAGACTTAAGACTAATGTATTACTAATAATGCAACATACACATGCCTACATTTCAGGGAAGCTGGTTATAGTTTGCGGGCTCTTATTGTACGCAAGAGAAGATATCCAAGCGTGTGGATTGGCCAACTAAACACATCAATGGCGATGGGAAAGATGGACGTTTTAAACAAACTATCGATACAGTCGCTTATTTCATAACTATAACTAGCCTATTATCTTTGCATTGTAACGTATTGTAGCACTTATAGTCAACACGAAGAATACATGTAGCTGCACATTTAGTTGATTTCGATAATGACACTGGTGTTACATTGTATATATTCTGAGCGATGGAGCACAAGAGTTAGGGGTTAGTCAgcaatgtgttgtgtgtgtgcgcgcatgcatgATCACGTGTTTAATGCGACCGCCTTCAAGACTGGTTCAAACTCGTATCTATCCACGGACTACAACCTTATTGAAATTCACCAGTCACTGCAGCAGTTTTGCTTTGACTGACAGAGCGAGACAGCATTCCACTTGAAACCTCTTGTGGACAAAGCTATTCTCGTGCTATGGGTAGTTTCTGTCTCCTAAGAAGTCGGTGTCTCCCCCGCCAGGTCGGCCTACCATTGGTCATGCATCGGCAATACAGCCTCGATATTTCCGCTCAGCTTCTCCGAACGCAGGGCTATGTGAACGGGCAATGGATCAACGCTCCGTCTACCTTCCCAGTGCTGGACCCAGCGACGGGGGAAGAGATTGCGAAAGTCGCAGACTGCGGTCCAGCAGAAGCTAAACTAGCTGTCGACGCAGCCTACAAGGCATTCTACTCCTGGAAGCAACACACAGCGAAGGTATGCCTCTACTTTAATTATGCTGAAATACCGTTGACGATCCGCAATTCTGTGAATAATATCTTGATATTTTTTTCCATCTTCATCAGTACCACCGCTTTCCCCACATTTCCTAGCTGCATGAAATCAACAGTGTGACAGCTGCTTCCCCTAACTATTGTGACTGGCATGCATGTTAGGCAGAATAGAATAACCTAATAGAGACAGTCAAAGTGCACAATTGCATATCTATTACAAACATCATAGCCTATACCCCAGGGCTCATTGTTTTGGggcctgtactgtagtgtacgcTCTATAATAGCCTGGCCAAAGAGCTACTTGGCCCGTAAAGTAGCCACTCCAGGTTGCaggactgttttttttttactgtctgTGAGTGATTATGCAATTATTAAGCCAACTCACTCACTGCCATATTAATACATCACTAAGCGTACATCACTAAGCGTACATCACTAAGCGGGGAGCCTTGACAGAATATCAAAGTCTGACTCCAACATCTTATACTGTAGTTTGGGGACATTCCTGTTCACACCAGTTTTGTCATTGATCTGGTAAAGATGGCCTCATTGTACTGGTTTTCTGTCCATGCAGCCAACAAACACCCCCTCCCCTTCTTTTTACCCCCCCCTTTCCGACTCTCTGTCCCATTTTCGTCTTGCAAATAAATGATCTGCTGCCATGCATGTGAAGCGATGCTTTGGTGTGAGAGGGACTGAGTGAGTGGAAAGGCAACAGCCAGAGGCACCACTCACCATCAACACCTCATACACTCTCAATACACAGCACACATTGTTGCATCAAGTTCCATCTCTGTTATCAGGAGCTGCTAGTTCCAGCGAGCGCTAGTAAAACCAGGCAGGGTCCTCCAGATTCTTGTGGATCATGCAACTTACTGATTCCATGATCTGATTGAATGTTTTCTTCCTTAGGAAAGAAGCGTCCTTCTACGGAAATGGTACGATCTGTTGACGTTGAACAAGGAGGACCT
The sequence above is drawn from the Salmo salar chromosome ssa05, Ssal_v3.1, whole genome shotgun sequence genome and encodes:
- the LOC106605475 gene encoding protein DEK isoform X1, which codes for MTTIWWAANVTKCTDMTETMDEKMVCPLSDEVEKEPKVEDLADSQEKARKPRNEMSRDITLSQIVEGKREKKMVQRLDFQVAKPAKVLKVENGGGDKLGDIARVNHHLGKLKVPDLKPLHTILFDMPGKIATMRKNMRLFNGFPFEVDSDPYIKKKERMMKITCVRLRTICKVLDLEKGGNQSVLIDRIMTFLMSPRISGKPVISKRKKKSKKNISTKDSKSKTKAKAKSTSSSPRKVKAESKSKAIVTDSSSDEDDDDDDDDEQGVTVEQDESDAEKKSEKSGKREKVTTDEDTDDSEDYGDEDPKSNPAAKGKRTPAKKRAQPAKKAAPAKKKTKDSDQSESDSDKDDEDEDEKDSESEVEKPKKKPSVKRAAPAKTKKADSSSNKQKKTANKGNAALDSSDDDEPLIKMIKKPPTDEQLKETVKRLLKDANLEEMTMKKICQKVYDTYPEYDLTSRKDYVKQTVKTLIS
- the LOC106605475 gene encoding protein DEK isoform X2, encoding MTTIWWAANVTKCTDMTETMDEKMVCPLSDEVEKEPKVEDLADSQEKARKPRNEMSRDITLSQIVEGKREKKMVQRLDFQVAKPAKVLKVENGGGDKLGDIARVNHHLGKLKVPDLKPLHTILFDMPGKIATMRKNMRLFNGFPFEVDSDPYIKKKERMMKITCVRLRTICKVLDLEKGGNQSVLIDRIMTFLMSPRISGKPVISKRKKKSKKNISTKDSKSKTKAKAKSTSSSPRKVKAESKSKAIVTDSSSDEDDDDDDDDEQGVTVEQDESDAEKKSEKSGKREKVTTDEDTDDSEDYGDEDPKSNPAAKGKRTPAKKRAQPAKKAAPAKKKTKDSDQSESDSDKDDEDEDEKDSESEVEKPKKKPSVKRAAPAKTKKADSSSNKQKKTANKGNALDSSDDDEPLIKMIKKPPTDEQLKETVKRLLKDANLEEMTMKKICQKVYDTYPEYDLTSRKDYVKQTVKTLIS
- the LOC106605475 gene encoding protein DEK isoform X3, with protein sequence MTETMDEKMVCPLSDEVEKEPKVEDLADSQEKARKPRNEMSRDITLSQIVEGKREKKMVQRLDFQVAKPAKVLKVENGGGDKLGDIARVNHHLGKLKVPDLKPLHTILFDMPGKIATMRKNMRLFNGFPFEVDSDPYIKKKERMMKITCVRLRTICKVLDLEKGGNQSVLIDRIMTFLMSPRISGKPVISKRKKKSKKNISTKDSKSKTKAKAKSTSSSPRKVKAESKSKAIVTDSSSDEDDDDDDDDEQGVTVEQDESDAEKKSEKSGKREKVTTDEDTDDSEDYGDEDPKSNPAAKGKRTPAKKRAQPAKKAAPAKKKTKDSDQSESDSDKDDEDEDEKDSESEVEKPKKKPSVKRAAPAKTKKADSSSNKQKKTANKGNAALDSSDDDEPLIKMIKKPPTDEQLKETVKRLLKDANLEEMTMKKICQKVYDTYPEYDLTSRKDYVKQTVKTLIS